A genomic segment from Scomber japonicus isolate fScoJap1 chromosome 11, fScoJap1.pri, whole genome shotgun sequence encodes:
- the LOC128367744 gene encoding ADP-ribosylation factor-like protein 4C yields the protein MGNSFSNISAFQSLHIVMLGLDSAGKTTVLYRLKFNEFVNTVPTIGFNTEKIKLSNGTAKGISCHFWDVGGQEKLRPLWKSYSRCTDGIIYVVDSVDVDRLEEAKTELHKVTKFAENQGTPLLVIANKQDLPKSLPVADIEKQLALHELTPSTTYHIQPACAIIGEGLHEGMDKLYEMILKRRKSLKQKKKR from the coding sequence ATGGGCAACAGCTTCTCCAACATCTCTGCCTTCCAGTCTCTTCACATCGTCATGCTGGGTTTGGATTCTGCTGGGAAAACTACTGTTCTTTACAGACTGAAATTCAATGAATTTGTCAACACTGTACCTACAATCGGATTCAACACAGAGAAGATCAAGCTGAGTAACGGAACCGCCAAGGGCATCAGCTGTCATTTCTGGGACGTTGGAGGCCAAGAGAAGCTGAGGCCACTGTGGAAGTCCTACAGCCGGTGCACTGATGGGATCATATACGTTGTTGACTCTGTGGATGTTGACAGGCTGGAGGAAGCCAAAACCGAACTGCATAAAGTCACCAAGTTCGCAGAGAATCAAGGCACACCGCTGCTGGTCATCGCTAACAAGCAGGACCTGCCCAAATCTCTGCCTGTAGCGGATATAGAGAAGCAGCTGGCCCTGCACGAGCTCACTCCCTCAACCACTTATCACATCCAACCCGCGTGCGCTATAATAGGCGAGGGGCTACACGAGGGGATGGACAAACTGTATGAGATGATATTGAAAAGGAGGAAATCCttgaagcagaagaagaagcggTAA